GGTAAGACACATACAATGAGAGGCTCACCTATTGAACCTGGAATCATCTCTCTTGCtgttcatgatttttttgatattatatCTCAGGTTCCTATTTCAAACACTTCTTCTTACTAATTTTATGTTTCGATGTTATGTTAAATGTGAActtacttcaaaaaaatttggtgttttttttttcaggatgCGAGCAGGGATTTTTTGCTGCGTATGTTGTACTTGGAGATCTATAATGAAAACATAAACGATTTGTTGGATCCTTGCAACCGGAAACTTCAGATTCATGAGAATCTTGAGGTACTTTTTACTTATTGTATATGTCTTGTTAGAAAATGAGTATCTTCTTTAACAAATTAGCTAACAGTTCTGATTGTTTTTGGTGATCTTAATGTCTTTTAGAAAGGAGTGTTTGTAGCTGGATTACGAGAAGATTTTGTTGATTCCCCTCAACAAGTTCTTGAATTGATGGAACTTGGAGAATGtaaaattctcttttctttacATTGTTCTGTCTCTATTTTGGTTTTGCTATGATTATATTTAGTGAATGAATCTTCGGTTGTGTCTTTGGAATAAAATTTTCAGCTCATAGACATATTGGGGAGACTAATATGAATCACTACAGTAGTCGATCTCATACTATATTCCGCATGgtaaagataaatatatactCAAACCTTAGTGTTCTGTTAAATGTAAGTTTGAGCtttaaacttctttttttatctcacAGATTATAGAAAGTAGACAGAGGATGCAAGGTGAAGGTATTGGAAACGTTTGTGATGCAGTCCGTGTTTCTGTTCTGGTATGATCTGCTGGAACTAGTTTTTTGTATTAACCTTTTATGCACATGTTAAccctattattatatatttgtttcatctttcttcttactTGCAGAATGTGGTGGATCTAGCTGGTTCAGAACGGGCTGCAAAAACTGGTGCAGAGAGTGTTAGGCTGAAAGAAGGCACACATATAAACCGAAGCTTGATGACACTCGGGACCGTTATTAAAAAGTTGAGTGAAGGAGTTGACCGTCAAGGGtaaggtttctttttttgttctagtATTGTTAGGGAAGATCATTAAGTGTACATATAACCTTATTGGTAATTTCAATTTCTATGACTGGGTTAGTGGACATATCCCATATAGAGACAGCAAGCTTACAAGGATCTTGCAGCCAGCTTTAGGTGGAAATGCAAATACAGCAATCATATGCAATGTAACACTTGCACTGGTAAGTTATTAATCATCTATGGTATGACATTAAGATAAGCTAGACAGATGAAACCAAGAGCAGTGTTCATTTTACTGtatgtttggtttggtaaaACTAACActgttggtttttgttttgatgttaggtTCATGTAAATGAAACCAAGAGCAGTCTTCAATTCGCTAGCCGAGCACTGCGTGTCACTAACTGTGCACATGTTAATGAGGTAATTTTTCGACTATTCTCTCTATGTTTGTAACATAATTTCTGATTAAGTCTGTAATCCAGCTATTCTTGTTTTCCAATACAGATATTGACTGATACTGCATTATTAAAGCGCCAAAGTAAGGAGATAGAGGAGCTAAGATCCAAACTTAAGGTACCTTTCTGAACTGGTAGAAAATGAATCGTTTATATAACATTGCAACTAAAGATAGTATTATTGGAACCCTTGAAGATTCTGCATTTCCAAATCCATGTGCTTTAGTGTTCCTCTTTTGTATGTATCTTGTGTTTTCTTGATGTAAAGCTGGCATCTTATTTATGCTTCAAAGATTGAAAACGAGTTAAACAGAGTTCAAAGGGAGTATGAGGATCTTCTCGTGCAATATGAAACGAGGTAATAGTTTCTCCTTCTCAATATCAGTAGttcattcatctttttaatgTCTAATTTGTCCTCACCGTTCAATAGAGAACCATCAACGAGATACAAATTGAGTTTCTTAAGGCAAAGTTGGGTGAAGCAAAAAGCAACCATTTAGTATGTGAAGTCCTTGGAAATATGCACTGCAATGAGAACGTTGTAATCAGGGATCCAGAAGCTATTCTTGTTGTTAAGCAACTCATGGATAAGGTGCAATTCTTTTTTCCTTACTTACAACTAAAACCACTATTTAAGTAGCTTTAGTTTCTTCCATTTTGGCTGTTCTTGCTTAACCTTTGATCCGTCCAAAAGATGGACAAGCTGGAAATGGAGAAATCTTCATTGAAGCAAAAAGTTGTTGATACTGAGACTGAGAAGGTTCAACACTTTTGCTCTCCTCTTGCCTTGTACTTAATGGTAAAAAATTTGTGGGTATATGTAGCTAATGTCTCTTGGTATTTTCTTTTCAGCTTCTTTGGCAAGAGCAGTGTGCTGATTTGCAGAGACAAATAGAAGAATTTAATCAGGAAGCCCAAAAAGAGCAGGCATGTGGTTTCACACCGTGTACAGATTCAGTTAGTACTCCTCTACTCTAGTTTTAACAACACCTTATAACTATTATGTGTCTTCAGATGGAAATGGTCTAACATTAAGTGTGTGATGTATACAGATCAAAGTCAGGGCCTGTGGTAGAGCACCAGCAGAAACAACAGAGGCTTCAGTTTCAGCAAAAATCGTCGATGTTGATAAAATTATGGATGTTGATGAAATCATCTATCTTGATGACGACTAATGATGGAATTGCAGGTAAAAATCATTCAGTGACTAACTTGATCTAATACcttcgtatatatatatctaatgtCTAATTATATCCGGTTAATATAACATAGTGTCTATAATTTTGGGAGAGGGGTAAGTTTTATATGTATGTCTATCCGTCTCATATATGTTAAGCTTAAACTGATGAAGTAATCAAACTTTTCAGTAGAATGGACATGCATGGTCATAATATGATCAAAtcgttgatttttaaaaatagcttTGGTCCTCTAATCTCTCAATAATGTGTAAAGATCACCACCCTCATTCATATAACTGAATGGTTCATCAATCAGCTTATCTTTTATTCGCATACCCAACTATTAAAGATACAATTACATGAAAAGAGATTTTACAACAAACCCACGCGTAAAAAACGAACCACAAGATTCGTCAAGAGCATCATGTCAACATGGTTTATTTAATCATAAACCCATTTATATCTCGGTTCCTCCCCAAACTGGATCACggaattttttatcttatttcttATATGCATCGCCGCTAGCTCATCTCGAGCTACCATCAACGACTGCATCCTTAAAGCTTCTGAAATCGCCtctgcttctcctcctctgttctTTGGCTCGTGAGCTTCATAAACCGGGCAAGAATGCACATGTGTGCCATAATCACATTCTTTGCAGTAATAAACCCAAAGATTCTCCGACATATTTTCTTCACAAACCTCACATATGAACATAGCACCATCCTCACGACCTTTGCATGGTGTGTTGTAGAGAAGAGTGAGTGGATGTTCGTGACCTTCGCGCTTCACGGTCTCAGGGATAAACGCACATCCGACATGAACATCGTATTGACATGCAGAGCAGTTGTAAGTGAATCCAGACCCGTATTCACCGCAAGCATCGCATGTGTAAGGTTGACCATACGGTGAGGAATGAAGAAGGGTTAAAGAGTGTTCAGGGTGAGACTTGTGGTTGATTTCACGGGGTAGGTCGAAACATGACTTGTGCAAGAAGTAATCGCAGTCTGACTTGGTACACTTGAAAGCATGTCCGGTTAGCTCGAGCTCGCATCCGGAGCAGATGATCTCATCTTCGCCTCGGACTTTACAAACACGCAGTGGATGGTTGTGACTCGGGTGCCTCACCGTTGGACGATTAACCGGTTTTGTTGAAGCCATTGTGTCTCACTTGTGGTTTTATTTTCTACTCTTgagttttgggtttttgttatCCCACGAAGTTGtagtttaatatatagaagaagacGGCCGACATTAAAGTTGCAAAATTTAAACACGGAACCTTTagtttttgttagatttttatgtgatttggaaTCTCGAATTTGGGTAATCGTTAGGAAGTAGTGACAAAATAGTGTTCATCAATAATTCAGGTTCGTATAAATCCAAGTGGTAACGACTTATCCAAACATTCCAACCATTGACTTTTGAAGTCGTCGAGTGAAAGCGTAGGATCCACTGTCCACTTTCACACAGTAGGAATATTGacgaccacaaaaaaaaaacaaagactttcAGCAAATCAATCCAAGCTGTCCAAAATGGATCATAGTCATAACAACCCAAAGGGTCTCGATTGTGAATATTGGTTCTGATTCTCGGTTCAAAATAGATTATAGACCTTAGTCCggaacctcaaaaaaaaaaaaaaaaaaaaaaaNtacataaaagagaaaaaaaaagtttgaaagatATTGATGAATTCCTCACTCAACTTTTATACGCTAGAAAACTTGTTAATACATGCCTCGAGATGCAACGTCTTCAATATCTCATATTGAGCCTTCATGAACGACTCCACTATGGCAGCCGTGGagctttcttctccttctccttttcctcttctttccttTGGTTCATTATCTTCGTAAACCGCACAAGCATGCACATGTGTCCCGTAATCACATTCTTTGCAATAATAAACCCAAAGATTTCCCGACATATATACTTCACAAACATCACATATGAACATTGCACCGTCATCGTTACCTTTGCAAGGTGTGTTGTAGAGAAGTATGAGTGGGTGTTCGTGATCTTCACCCTTCACGGTCTCAGCGAGAAACACACATCCAACATGAACATCGTATTGACACTCAGCACAGTTGTAAACGAATCCTGATCCATATTCACCGCACGCATGGCACGTATAAAACTGACCATTCGGTGGGGAATGAAGGAGGGTCAAAGAGTGCTTAGGGTGAGACTTGTGATTGGTTTCACGAGGTAGGTCGAAACATGACTTGTGCAAAAAGTAATCGCACTCTGACTTCGTACACTTGAAAGCTTGTCCAGTTAGATCGAGGTTGCATCCAGAGCAGCTGATCTCATCTTTGTCTCGGGCTTTGAAGACGTGCAGCGGATGGTTGTGACTCATGTGCCTCACGGCTGGGCGATTAGCCGGTTTTCTTGAAGCCATTGTTTCTGGATTGGTTGTTTATGGAAGAAGtgtttataaactatataaatagcAAGATCTGTGATCCCCATTTTTGCCTATATGATTCTCACGTTctcagttttgttttgattattcaCCAAGTTGTACGTAGGTTAGTATGTAAAAGATGGTTGGCATAAACGTTGGCAAAGTTTGGACACAAAATTATCATAATTAGATTGGCCTTTGTTAGAAAGTAGTGACCAAACACTTCGAGTTCGTTCGTCAACAATATAATTGAGCTCCCGGTGTATAATTCAAGTGGGTAACGACTTGATCAAACAATACAAATCGTTAACTTTCGAAGGTCGTCGCCGAAAGAGTCGTCGACTAAAGTGTTGGATCCACATCACCATTCATCGGTAACATGTATGTGTATATGTTTTCCATAGTCACATTACCATGCACCAGCCATCAAAGTAGAAGAAGCAAATAAGACTGAATAACCTTTAAGAACTAGAGAAAATGTAAAGTGAAGAAATAAAATCACGGAAAATTGgactaattatattttagttattgtAAGACAAAGATAACTTGTAGAAACagagaatttttttaatcacatcTGATTTCGTTAACAACTTGGGCATGTAATtactacatattttttttttttgaacaaactaatTACTACAcattatatagagaaaatagGATATAATTAGCTCTCCAAATAAATGCTAATTATCTTTCGGTATATCGTAGATAAGATCGGAGGaaaataggaaaagaaaaaaaaagacttactaACATTTCGAAACAGAATAATCCGAATTTGACCTACAATATACTCGTTGACTtttcaatacaattttttttgctttttttaaaccaaattttacgATACAATTGCGAAAAAAGTCGTCGACTGAAATGAAAAGTGTTGGATCGACATCtcacaaaccaaaatctttcaGTCATCCATATTCTCCTCTCGCCTCTAAATAGTTTTCGAGATCATCACTCTTATTCATATATGTAAATGGTTAAATAAGTGTTTAATCAATCAGCTTGTTGTTCTgctatatattttgtattacaatatatttttttttaataaagtgaAATGTTGGTGGGTGGTTTTTTTGTATAAcaattaaagataaaattacATGAAATAACAAACTTTGCAATAACTCACATAGTCACACGAGGAAACGAAATTTGCAAAAGGAAAGACAAACCACAAGCTTTTTCATTGTATcaaatttattatcatttgttGACTTGATCATCAATAATAATATCTCCGTTTTGGACTATCCCATAAATCGAGTATAGCATTATGAGTATCGTTCTTGATACGTGCCTCGAGCTGCAACGCCGCCATTTCATCTTGGGCCTTCATTAACTCCTTCATCCTTGAAACCGCAGAGCTCCCTTCTCCTTTTCCTTCTCCTCCTTTTTTATTTGGCTCATGATCTTCATAAACCGCGCAAGAATGTACATGCTTCCCATAATCACATTCTTGGCAGTAATAAACCCAAAGATTCTCTGACatatcttcttcacaaacatCACATATGAACATCGCACCATCCTCACGACCTTTGCATGGCGTGTTGTAGAGAAGAGTGAGTGGATGTTCGTGATCTTCACGCTCCACGGTCTCAGGGATAAACGCACAACCAACATGAACATCGTATTGACATTCTGAACAGTTGTAAGTGAATCCGGATCCGTACTCACCGCATGCGTCACATTTGTAAGACTGACCATACGGTGGGGAATGAAGCAGGGTTAAAGAGTGGTCTGGGTGAGACTTGTGATTGGTTTCACGAGGTAGATCAAAACATGACTTGTGCAAGAAGAAATCGCAGTCTGACTTCATACACTTGAAAGCTTGTCCCGTTAGTTCGAGCTCGCATCCAGAGCAAACAACCTCATCTTTGCTTCGAGCTT
The sequence above is drawn from the Camelina sativa cultivar DH55 chromosome 4, Cs, whole genome shotgun sequence genome and encodes:
- the LOC104782983 gene encoding uncharacterized protein LOC104782983, whose product is MASTKPVNRPTVRHPSHNHPLRVCKVRGEDEIICSGCELELTGHAFKCTKSDCDYFLHKSCFDLPREINHKSHPEHSLTLLHSSPYGQPYTCDACGEYGSGFTYNCSACQYDVHVGCAFIPETVKREGHEHPLTLLYNTPCKGREDGAMFICEVCEENMSENLWVYYCKECDYGTHVHSCPVYEAHEPKNRGGEAEAISEALRMQSLMVARDELAAMHIRNKIKNSVIQFGEEPRYKWVYD
- the LOC104782984 gene encoding kinesin-like protein KIN-7O, producing MRGSPIEPGIISLAVHDFFDIISQDASRDFLLRMLYLEIYNENINDLLDPCNRKLQIHENLEKGVFVAGLREDFVDSPQQVLELMELGESHRHIGETNMNHYSSRSHTIFRMIIESRQRMQGEGIGNVCDAVRVSVLNVVDLAGSERAAKTGAESVRLKEGTHINRSLMTLGTVIKKLSEGVDRQGGHIPYRDSKLTRILQPALGGNANTAIICNVTLALVHVNETKSSLQFASRALRVTNCAHVNEILTDTALLKRQSKEIEELRSKLKIENELNRVQREYEDLLVQYETREPSTRYKLSFLRQSWVKQKATI
- the LOC104782985 gene encoding uncharacterized protein LOC104782985, coding for MASRKPANRPAVRHMSHNHPLHVFKARDKDEISCSGCNLDLTGQAFKCTKSECDYFLHKSCFDLPRETNHKSHPKHSLTLLHSPPNGQFYTCHACGEYGSGFVYNCAECQYDVHVGCVFLAETVKGEDHEHPLILLYNTPCKGNDDGAMFICDVCEVYMSGNLWVYYCKECDYGTHVHACAVYEDNEPKERRGKGEGEESSTAAIVESFMKAQYEILKTLHLEACINKFSSV
- the LOC104782986 gene encoding uncharacterized protein LOC104782986, which translates into the protein MSSNKPVNRPSVRHPSHNHPLRIFKARSKDEVVCSGCELELTGQAFKCMKSDCDFFLHKSCFDLPRETNHKSHPDHSLTLLHSPPYGQSYKCDACGEYGSGFTYNCSECQYDVHVGCAFIPETVEREDHEHPLTLLYNTPCKGREDGAMFICDVCEEDMSENLWVYYCQECDYGKHVHSCAVYEDHEPNKKGGEGKGEGSSAVSRMKELMKAQDEMAALQLEARIKNDTHNAILDLWDSPKRRYYY